A region of the Primulina eburnea isolate SZY01 chromosome 7, ASM2296580v1, whole genome shotgun sequence genome:
CTAACAGCCACCATTATGCATCCGATGCAAAAGGCTACCAGAGGTACCAGAAAAGAACTAGTGGTTTTAGCCTGAGGATAACATGGACAAGTTTGTTGAGGTTGAAACTAACTTCTAGCGTGCGTTTGCACCCAAAAGCTGATGATATTTCACTTGCAAACACATTAGTGAAACTTGAACCCGAAGATGAGTACAATCAAGAAGCTTACTCTAATTAAAGCATGGTGCGATGGCTTCATAATGATCTGATTCCATTCTCTGCCTCGAAATCCCAAGTCTTGACTTGTTTTAGACAACTTATTTTTAAGCCATTCCCCGCCTCCGAAGTGACGCTGATAAGAAAAGAGATAAAAGTACCAAAACAATAACAAAGATTTATCAAGCAGATGGCAAGTCAATTGATTAAACTGCATTTGTCATCTGGTTGTTAGAACCCAACTTCTTCTAAAAGCTCGAACGATGCGATGTAAGTTGACAATACTCTTGTACTTGAACACTGGATTCATAATGTGTAAGAGGGACATGGGGAACACATGGCAGAAACTAAATGTCCATGAAGTATACAAGTTGGCCAGATATTGGACAATAAAGGCGTGCCCCCAAACAAAATTCATGAAGTATGAAAGTGTTTCTAAAACTAGTTCAATTTCaagtataattttaaatttccgcACTCTATTCATAACACACTAAAGTCACCGGGATGCCAAATTTGAGATTCAGAAGTTGCAAAATATAGCATAGTAAGAATCACATCATTCATTTATAACTGAACATAATTGCAACCAAAACATCAATTAGTCTACAGATTTCACACAGGACCAAGCTCTTGACTTTTATTCTCTAACTTCCTGTTAGATTCTCTACACCTCCATCCCGACAAACATACGCATTCAAGAAATCAATCAACAAAGTCTCACCACTTGAGCATATGCGATAATAGGAGAAGGGGCATCAAGATGTTTCCCTTCAAAAATAAGCCCACTATCCTCAATATCCTTGCCAGAAGTAGCAATTTCAAGAATTGGCACTCCATATAATTTTGAAATGGAAGACAGAGTTTCATCTCTGCAACATGCAAACAATCAAACCATAGGCAACAAATTTGTTAAAGAATAAGTAGCAAATGAACGTAAATGAAATTCAATGAAATGGATTTACTGTTTGACAAAAACATGAACCAAGCTTTTCTTATCTTGACTCTTCCAAGATATCCGCTGAAGATGAAGCTTACATCTCTGTAACGATGAAAACCCGCAACGGTTTTTAGCTCATTTTCacaaaaatggaaaaaaaaccCAATCTTCCTACAATTTCCTAAACAAATACAAGCTCATTCAGGACTCACTCCACTGCTTATAAAACAATGTCATCAACTAACAAAAAGATGAAGTAGGGATAAAGAAGATAACCTGCGAGAAGTTTTTGGCAAACAATGCAGAGGATTTGAAGATTTTGGGCGGAGGACAAAATTGAGCAAGGAGCTTCAGTTCCATTGACCGACCATTGTTTGATTCCCAATCGATCAGAATCACAAAACTTTTCTTCGTGAGGGTGGTGAAAGTGACCTAGCAGTTGGGCCTCCTTCTTTCCAAGGCGTATTGGGCTTTGACTCCTAAATTCTTCATACATCGACAAGTGGCTCATCAAACGGCCCGATCTCAATTTCAATTTGCtcctccatttttttttttggatttaaaGTCAATTTCTTTTTTGAATAACCTTTAAATTTTAGGGAAATTGATTATTGTAATATATTTCAAagtcataatttcaaaaatggCCTTCTTTATTACACATTTTGCATTAtgtcttatttaattaaaaaaatcctAAAATACCATTTTCCTACGAACACACATGTTCCATTTTCGTGATTCATTTGTTTAATTATCTATTATTTCTCTTTAAGAGTTGATTTAACATTTGttctgttttatttaatttataatatattaatttttttaatactaCTTACTTATATCAATaaacatattttaataaaattatgaattgtTAGTTTGAATTAGTGCATACGAAACCACCAaggttataatattttaattacgaTTATTCTcatctaaaataatataaacaaaatcACCAATCACCATGGTTATGAAACGTAATAATTACATCAATGTGAGTTTATACAAATATAAACGAAAAATCTGATGATCTCAATTAAGTCTCTACTTTATTTCATTCTAACATTTTATGAGTATGCACAACAaaccttaaaaaaaaaataaaatgcataaaaatgatACTCGACAAAAGAATTATCTCAAATTATCACCACTCTGTGTccaaatgcatggaattcataaGATTATTCGAGAAATTACGAAAATCAAATAAAGAGTTTGAGATA
Encoded here:
- the LOC140837499 gene encoding uncharacterized protein, which translates into the protein MELKLLAQFCPPPKIFKSSALFAKNFSQRCKLHLQRISWKSQDKKSLVHVFVKQDETLSSISKLYGVPILEIATSGKDIEDSGLIFEGKHLDAPSPIIAYAQVRHFGGGEWLKNKLSKTSQDLGFRGREWNQIIMKPSHHALIRAKTTSSFLVPLVAFCIGCIMVAVRIRNAKDQEPQMTGVHQHMSKSTRWRTALSDLTNPDGMDTECEPNSAHVSEDEEQQPHIYEHSGDCAKVEDDYQKFLSECGMSEWGYWRGGSPK